The sequence below is a genomic window from Cryobacterium arcticum.
CGCGCCGGGCGATGGTCAGCAGCGTGGACATGGACGCGACCTCCTCGACCTGCTCCTTGAGGAACCAGAGCATGGCCTGCTCGCCGAGGGCGTCGCCGTCGGCGCGGGCGGCCCGGAAGAGTGCCTCGATCTGACCGGTGACCTGCTGTTCCTGGGCGAGCGCGAGAGCGATCGGCTCGACGATGTTCGCGAACCCGTTGATCACGGCGGGGATACCGGGGATCACGACCTCGAGGCCGCGGTCGAGCCGGTACTGCACGAGCATCATGGCGTGGTTGCGCTCCTCCACCGACTGGCGGTAGAAGTGGGCGGCCAGCTGCGGCAGGTCCTGGCTGTCGAACCAGGTGGCGATGGCGATGTACTGCTGGGACGCGGCGAACTCGTTGCCGATTTGCTGGGTCAGGAGCGCGTTGAAGGAGGTTTCGGTCATGAGCCGACGTTAGCGCTCCGCCGCCCAGTGGGCCACCGTGGAGGGCCTGCCCCTAGACTCGGTGTCATTCCGCCGGAGGGGGCAACGATGGACGAACCGATCACCGACCACGCAGAACACGGGGGCATCACCGTCAGCGGTGTGCGCCGCACCTTCGGCAGTGTGCACGCCGTGGCGGACGCGAGCCTGAGCGTGCCGCCCGGGTCGGTCACCGCGCTCATCGGGCCCAACGGCTCCGGCAAGACCACCCTGATGCTCATGCTCGCGACCCTGCTCGCTCCGGACGCCGGCCAGATCCGCATCGCGGGCCACGACCCGGTCACCGACCCGGCCGCCGTGCGCGCTCGAATGGGCTGGATGCCGGACGCCCTCGGCTCCTGGCCCACCCTGAGCCCCCGGGCCGCCCTGACCGTCACCGGACAGATGTACCGGATGAGCCCGGCCGCCGCCGCGGCCCGGGCCGAGGAACTCCTGCTGCTCGCCGACCTCGGCGAACTGGCCGACCGGCCCTCCCGGGTGCTCTCCCGCGGCCAGAAACAACGGCTCAGCCTGGCCAGGGCCCTCGTACACTCCCCGCGGGTGCTGTTGCTCGACGAACCGGCCTCCGGTCTGGACCCGGCCGCGCGTCGTGACCTGAGGGACCTGATCCGCCGTCTGGCCGGGGACGGTGTCGCCGTGCTCATCTCCAGCCACGTCCTGGCCGAGCTCGACGAGATGGCCGATGCTGCCGTGTACCTCGCTGCCGGCCGCACCGCCAGCGCCGCGGCAGTCGCCACCTCCGCCGCCAGGCACCGCTCCTGGCGCATCCGGGCACTCGACCCCGACGTCTTGGCGCGCGCGCTCGCGGTATCCGCCGAGCCGGCCGCAGCCGTCACCGTCGACAACCTCGGCACACTCGTGCAGGTGGCGACCCCCGAGGACGCCGCAGCGCTGCTGGCGCGCCTGGTGGGCGCCGGCGTCGCCGTCACCGAGTTCGGCCCTGCCGTCGGCACCCTCGAGCACACCTTCCTCGAACTGAACCGGCCGGAGGTCACCCGATGAGCGCCGAGTACCTCTCCGGGGTCTGGCTGATCGTCACCCTCGAGCTGCGCCAGCGTGTGCGCGGGGTGGCCTGGTACGTGCTCCTGGGCGTGTTCGTGGTACTGGTGGGCCTGGTGACCCTGCTGGTCTGGCTGGCGGCCGGCACCTGGCAGGCCGGCGGCAGCCTGGTCTTCTCCGCCGTGGTGTTCTTCGTCCTCCTGCTGGCCACGCTGGTCTCCCCCGCCCTCAGCGGCAATGCCATCAACGGCGACCGGGAGGCCGGCACACTGGCGACCACCCAGGTCACCCTGATCGGTACGGGTCAGCTGATCCTCGGCAAGTTCCTCGCGGCGTGGATCACGGCGCTGGCCTTCCTGGCCGCCGCGGTGCCGTTCCTTGCTGCTGCGGTTCTGCTCGGCGAGGTGGCGGTGAGTACCATCGTGGTCTCGATGCTGGTCCTCGCCGTCGAACTCGGCGTCATCGCCGCGATCGGTGTGGGGCTCTCCGGCATCCTCACCCGGCCGTTGTTCTCGATCGTGGTGACCTACCTCATGGTCGCGGTGCTCAGCCTGGGCACGCTGATCTCCTTCGCCCTGCTCGGCACCGCGACCCAGTCCACCCTGACGTCGGTGGATCGCACGGTGCTGTCGTCGACCTATGACGACGAGACCGGGACGGACACCGACATCGTCTGCTCGCCGCCGACCACCAACACCTACCAGGTCCCCCGGTTCGACTACTACTGGTGGATCCTGGCGGCGAACCCCTACGTGGTCGTGGCGGATGCTGCCCCGGGCGAGTTCGGTGCCGGCGGCGAACCCGTCGACCTGTTCGGCAGCATCGCTGTCGGCGTGCGTAGTGCCCAGGCCGCGCCGGACCTGTCCACGGAGAACAATTACTGCACTACCGGCGGCTACGTGGACCAGGAGTATGTCACTGCGCAGGAGACCTACGACGGCGCTCTGCCGTCCTGGTTCGTCGGGCTCGGCATCCACCTGCTGCTCGGCGCCGGCGCCCTGCTGTGGGCCTGGCGGCGCACGAACACGCCCGCCCGCCGGTTGCCGACGGGCAGCCGGATCGCCTAGCGGCTGCTCGCCTAGCTGCTGCTGGGCAGGCCGATGATCCCGGCGTCCTCAGGGTCACCCTCCTGCTCGGCGGCGCGGATCTCGTCCTGCAGGTCGCGGAGCGCCGTGCGGAGCGCCCGCTCGGAGTCGAGTCCCTGCGCCTTGGCCGCCGACACGATGGCGAGCAGGATCGGGCCGAGCTCGGCCTCACTGTCGATGGGCAGCAGGCCGGGCGCATCCGTTTCGAGCAGCCCGATCTTCTGGGCCCGGCCGAGCACCTTGTCGGCCAGGGCGAGCGCGGGCATGCCCTGCGGGATGCCGTCGAGCACGCTGGTGCGGTGCGGCTTCTCGGCCGCCTTCACGTCGTCCCAGCCGGCGACGACCGCCTCGAGGCTCTGTTCGGCGCCGTCGCCGAAGACGTGCGGATGCCGGCCGACCATCTTGCGGGTCATCCGCGCGGCGACATCCTGGATGTCGAACTCCTCACCGGGTGTCTCGGCGGCGATCGACGCGTGGAAGACGACCTGGTAGAGCACGTCGCCGAGCTCCTCGAGCAGGTCCTCGCGGTCGCCGCTCTCGATGGCCTCGATCAGCTCGTGGGTCTCCTCGGTGAGGTACTGCACGAGCGACTCGTGGGTCTGCTCGGCATCCCACGGGCAGCCGCCGGGCGCGCGCAGCCGGGCGACGGTGGCCACGAGTTCGTCGAGGCCGGACTGGCCGGGGGTCGGGCTACCGGTTGGGCGGGGCTGGCTGGATTCGGTCACACTCCATCGTAGGCGGCCCGGCTAAACTGAACGCAGGTGTGCCGGGAAGTCTGGTCGGCGGGCGAAGCGTTTCGCTCCGACTCACGACCGACCCGTTTTTCTGCGGGTGAACAGGACTCCCCATGACCTTCATCCGTTCCGAGCGCTACGCCGCCGGGTTCCTCCTGATCGCCGGGATCCTCGGCCTGCTGATGGCCAACCTGTCGTTCGGCCCGGCGCTGATCGACGCCCTCAACGAGCACCTGCACACCGGCCTGTTCGGGCTGGACCTGTCCACCAAGCACTGGATCAGCGACGGGCTGCTGGCGGTGTTCTTCTTCCTCATCGCCATCGAGCTCAAGCGCGAGCTCGTGATCGGCGACCTCAACAGCGTGGGCAAGGCGGCGCTGCCGGCCCTCGCGGCATTCGGCGGGGTGCTCGTGCCCGCCGGCATCTACCTGTTGCTCACCCAGGGCTCCGGGCTCGCGGCAGGCTGGCCGGTGCCCACGGCGACCGACATCGCATTCGCGCTGGGTGTGCTCGCGGTCTTCGGCCGCGGCATCCCCACCCGGGTGCGCGTGTTCCTGCTCGCCCTGGCGGTGCTCGACGACCTGGTCGCCATCCTGATCATCGCGTTCTTCTTCACCCAGGACCCGCAGCTGCAATACATCGGCTTCGCCGCCATCACCGCAACCCTCTTCGGCGTCACCAGCCGGATGCTCAAGCCCCGTTCAGCCTGGGTGCTGGGCCGGAAGCCCGTCTGGCCGATCGTGACCGCCCTGACTGTGCTGGGCCTGGCGACCTGGTACTTCACCTACCTCTCCGGCGTGCACGCCACCATCGCCGGCGTGATCCTCGGCCTCGTGATGGCGCGGGTGCCAGGGGGGCGCGCGCATCACGTGCTCGAGCCCTACTCGAACGCGGTGATCCTGCCGTTGTTCGCCTTCTCCGCCGCTCTCGTGGCGATCCCCCAGGTGAGCCTGGCCGAGCTCAGCCCGGCGTTCTGGGGCATCCTGGTGGCCCTGCCGGTGGGCAAGCTGCTGGGCATCACCCTGGCGGGCACGCTGGGCAGCATGATCTCCCGACGCCCGAACGGCTCCAGGTCCGGGCTCAAGTTCGCCGACATCGTCATGGTCGCGTGCCTGGGCGGCATCGGCTTCACGGTGTCGCTGTTGATGGGCGCGCTCGCCTTCGCCGGCAACACCGAGGTGGTCGACGAGGCCACCCTCGCCGTTCTGCTCGGGTCGGGCTTCGCGATCCTGGTCTCGGCGGTCGTGGTCAGTGTGCGGGCACGGCAGTATCGACGGGCCGCGGAAAAACTGCATCCAGCAGTGAGCCCGTCCACGCGATAAGCGCGGCGTCGGCCGGCGGCTCACCGTTCACGCGCGGCAACGGCACGATCATGGTGCCGGCCGCGGCCGAGTACTTCGAGCCCGGGTACATCCGTTGCAGGCGCACCTGCATCGAATCGGCCAGGTCGACCGGGGCCACCCGCAGGTTGGAGCCCATCGCGACGACCTCGCCGAGGCCGGCCTGCTGCGCGTGGCGGCGGAGCCGGGAGACGGCGATGAGGTTGGTGACGGCCTCGGGCGGTTCGCCGTAGCGGTCGGTGAGTTCCTCGAGCACGAGGCCGATCTGGTCGTCGGCGGCCGCGAGCCCGCTCGCGCCGGAGAGCTTCTGATAGGCCTCCAGCCGCAGCCGCTCGCTGTCGACGTACTCCTCGGGGATATGCGCGTCGACGGGCAGCTCGAGCCGCAGCTCCGTCTGACCCTCGGCGACGTCGCCGCGGAAGGTCGACACGGCCTCACCGATCATCCGCAGGTACAGGTCGAAGCCCACCCCCGCGATGTGGCCGGCCTGCTCGCCGCCGAGCAGGTTGCCCGCTCCGCGGATCTCCAGGTCTTTCAGGGCCACCTGCATGCCGGCGCCGAGCTCGTTGTTGGCCGCGATGGTTGCCAGACGGTCGTGCGCGATCTCGCTGAGCGGCTTGTTCTCGTCGTAGAGGAAGTAGGCGTAGGCCCGTTCCCTGGCCCGGCCGACCCGGCCGCGCAGCTGGTGCAGCTGGCTGAGTCCGTACTTGTCGGCGCGGTCGATGATGATGGTGTTCGCGTTGGCGATGTCCAGGCCGGTCTCGATGATGGTCGTGGAGACCAGGATGTCGAACTTGTTCTCCCAGAAGTCCACCACCACCTGTTCCAGCTGGGCCTCGGGCAGCTGCCCGTGCGCCACGGCGACCCTGGCCTCCGGCACCAGCTCGGCCAGCTGCGCGGCCACCCGGTTGATGCTGGAGACCCGGTTGTGCACGAAGAAGATCTGCCCTTCACGCAGCAGCTCGCGGCGGATGGCGGCGGCCACCTGGCGGTCGGAGTACGGGCCGACGAAGGTGAGGATCGGGTGCCGGTCCTCGGGCGGGGTGGCCAGGGTGGACATCTCCCGGATGCCCGTGACGGCCATTTCCAGGGTGCGCGGGATGGGCGTGGCGCTCATGGCGAGGATGTCGACGTTGGTCTTGAGCTTCTTCAGCGCGTCCTTGTGCTCCACGCCGAAGCGCTGTTCCTCGTCGATGATGACCAGGCCGAGGTCCTTGAAGATGGTGTTCTCGGACAAAAGCCGGTGCGTGCCGATGACCATGTCGACGGTACCGTCCAGCATGCCGGCCACGGTCTCGCGGGATTCCTTGTCAGTCTGGAACCGGCTGAGGGCGCGCAGGTGGATCGGGAAGCCGGCGAAGCGTTCCTGGAAGGTCTCCATGTGCTGGCGCACGAGCAGCGTGGTCGGCACGAGCATGGCCACCTGCTTGCCGTCCTGGATGGCCTTGAACGCGGCGCGCACGGCGACCTCGGTCTTGCCGAAGCCCACGTCGCCGGAGAGCAGCCGGTCCATCGGGATGGGCCGTTCCATGTCGGCCTTGACCTCCTCGATGGTGGTGAGCTGGTCGGGCGTCTCCGCGAACGGGAACGCCTCCTCGAGCTCGCGCTGCCAGGGGGTGTCCGGGCCGAACGCGTGACCCTTGCTGGCCATCCGCGCGGAGTAGAGCTTGACCAGTTCCACGGCGATGTCGCGCACCGCACGGCGGGCCTTGGTCTTGGCGGCCGACCAGTCGCTTCCGCCCATCTTCGACAGCGCGGGGGCCTCGCCGCCGACATAGCGGGAGACCAGGTCGAGCTGGTCGGTGGGAACGTAGAGCTTGTCGCCGCCGTGGCCGCGCTTGGACGGCGCGTATTCGAGCACGAGGTATTCGCGGGTGGTCTTGACCGGGTTGCGGCCGCCGCTGGAGACCTCGCGCTGGGTGAGTTCCAGGAACTTGCCGATGCCGTGGGTCTGGTGCACGACGTGGTCGCCGGTCTTGAGCTGCAGCGGGTCGACGACGTTCTTCCGTCGGCTCGCGAGCTTCTTGATCTGCCGGGCGTCGTAGCCGACGGTGCGGCCGTAGAACTCGCTCTCGCTGACCAGGGTGAGCTTGGTCTCCGGGATCTCGAATCCGTGCGCGATGGAGGCTTTGATCAGGTAGGCGATGCCGGGCTCAGGTTCCGCCGGGAATTCCGTCACGATGCGGGCGGGCAGTTCGGCGCCGGCGAGCACGTCGGCGGCCCGGTCGACGAGGCCGGCGCCCTGGGCGACGACGGCGACGGTCCAGCCGTCCTTGAGCCGGCTGGAGAGGTGCCCGACGGCGCCCTCGACGTTGCCCTGGAAACTCGGCACGGCGTCACCCTCGACGCGGATGGTGAGCAGCTCGTCGATCTCGCGGTGCTCCGGCAGTACGGGAATGTCGGTGGGCGCGGCCTGGAAGGAGCTCATCGTCCACCAGACCCGCTCGGAGGCGCCGGCGCCGGGGGCGCTGTAGCGCACGGCGTCCCGCAGGGTGCCCAGGGTGAGGAAGTCACCGCTGGCCAGGTCGATCGGGGCTTCGGCGCCCGCTGTGGCGGCGTTCCAGGCTGCGGAGAGGAACTCCCGGTTGGTCTCGGCCAGGCTGATGGCGCGAGAGGCGACGCGTTCCGGTGAGATCACGGCGACGGCGGCCTGCCGGGGCAGGTAGTGCGTGACGGGCACGAGCCGGTCCACGAGGGCGGGCGCCAGGCTTTCCATGCCCTCGACCGGGATGCCCTCGGCCACCTTGGCGAGGAGGCCCGCGAGGCTGGGGAACTCGTGCTGCATCTCCCGGGCGCGCTGGCGCACGGCGGGGCTGAGCAGCAGTTCGCGGCTCGGCGGCAGGGTGACCGAGGTGATCGGCTCGGGCATCGAACGCTGGTCGGAGACCGCGAACTCGCGGATCTGCTCGACCTCGTCGCCGAAGAACTCGATCCGGTAGGGGTGCGCGGCCATGGGCGGGAACACGTCGAGGATGCCGCCGCGCACGGCGAACTCGCCGCGGCGGGTGACCATGTCCACGCGGGCGTACGCCACGTTCACCAGGTCCACCGAGATGGCGGCCAGGTCGTGGCCGCGGCCGCCGGCGGTCAACTCGAGGGGGTCGTAGTCGGTGAGGTTGTCGGCCACGGGCTGCAGGGCGGCACGCACCGAGGCGACGACGATGAGGGGGCGCCTGGTGGCGGCATCCGCGTTCTCCCAGTCGCGCATCCGGCGGAGCGCGTAGAGCCGGCGACCCACGATCTCGGCGCTCGGGCTGAGCCGCTCGTGCGGCAGGGTCTCCCAGGCGGGGAACTCGACGATCTCGGCGTCGTCGGAGAAGCAGCCG
It includes:
- a CDS encoding ferritin, whose protein sequence is MTETSFNALLTQQIGNEFAASQQYIAIATWFDSQDLPQLAAHFYRQSVEERNHAMMLVQYRLDRGLEVVIPGIPAVINGFANIVEPIALALAQEQQVTGQIEALFRAARADGDALGEQAMLWFLKEQVEEVASMSTLLTIARRAKDNLFDIENFIAREQVGDAGGDTDAPGAAGGAL
- a CDS encoding ABC transporter ATP-binding protein, which codes for MDEPITDHAEHGGITVSGVRRTFGSVHAVADASLSVPPGSVTALIGPNGSGKTTLMLMLATLLAPDAGQIRIAGHDPVTDPAAVRARMGWMPDALGSWPTLSPRAALTVTGQMYRMSPAAAAARAEELLLLADLGELADRPSRVLSRGQKQRLSLARALVHSPRVLLLDEPASGLDPAARRDLRDLIRRLAGDGVAVLISSHVLAELDEMADAAVYLAAGRTASAAAVATSAARHRSWRIRALDPDVLARALAVSAEPAAAVTVDNLGTLVQVATPEDAAALLARLVGAGVAVTEFGPAVGTLEHTFLELNRPEVTR
- a CDS encoding ABC transporter permease, with protein sequence MSAEYLSGVWLIVTLELRQRVRGVAWYVLLGVFVVLVGLVTLLVWLAAGTWQAGGSLVFSAVVFFVLLLATLVSPALSGNAINGDREAGTLATTQVTLIGTGQLILGKFLAAWITALAFLAAAVPFLAAAVLLGEVAVSTIVVSMLVLAVELGVIAAIGVGLSGILTRPLFSIVVTYLMVAVLSLGTLISFALLGTATQSTLTSVDRTVLSSTYDDETGTDTDIVCSPPTTNTYQVPRFDYYWWILAANPYVVVADAAPGEFGAGGEPVDLFGSIAVGVRSAQAAPDLSTENNYCTTGGYVDQEYVTAQETYDGALPSWFVGLGIHLLLGAGALLWAWRRTNTPARRLPTGSRIA
- a CDS encoding MazG family protein; the protein is MTESSQPRPTGSPTPGQSGLDELVATVARLRAPGGCPWDAEQTHESLVQYLTEETHELIEAIESGDREDLLEELGDVLYQVVFHASIAAETPGEEFDIQDVAARMTRKMVGRHPHVFGDGAEQSLEAVVAGWDDVKAAEKPHRTSVLDGIPQGMPALALADKVLGRAQKIGLLETDAPGLLPIDSEAELGPILLAIVSAAKAQGLDSERALRTALRDLQDEIRAAEQEGDPEDAGIIGLPSSS
- a CDS encoding Na+/H+ antiporter NhaA, which produces MTFIRSERYAAGFLLIAGILGLLMANLSFGPALIDALNEHLHTGLFGLDLSTKHWISDGLLAVFFFLIAIELKRELVIGDLNSVGKAALPALAAFGGVLVPAGIYLLLTQGSGLAAGWPVPTATDIAFALGVLAVFGRGIPTRVRVFLLALAVLDDLVAILIIAFFFTQDPQLQYIGFAAITATLFGVTSRMLKPRSAWVLGRKPVWPIVTALTVLGLATWYFTYLSGVHATIAGVILGLVMARVPGGRAHHVLEPYSNAVILPLFAFSAALVAIPQVSLAELSPAFWGILVALPVGKLLGITLAGTLGSMISRRPNGSRSGLKFADIVMVACLGGIGFTVSLLMGALAFAGNTEVVDEATLAVLLGSGFAILVSAVVVSVRARQYRRAAEKLHPAVSPSTR
- the mfd gene encoding transcription-repair coupling factor codes for the protein MILQGLIPALSRASTFDNALAFAARDADFSLTEGLRAPLLAALMEQRSRLDKGRALLVITATGRESEALRENLGCFSDDAEIVEFPAWETLPHERLSPSAEIVGRRLYALRRMRDWENADAATRRPLIVVASVRAALQPVADNLTDYDPLELTAGGRGHDLAAISVDLVNVAYARVDMVTRRGEFAVRGGILDVFPPMAAHPYRIEFFGDEVEQIREFAVSDQRSMPEPITSVTLPPSRELLLSPAVRQRAREMQHEFPSLAGLLAKVAEGIPVEGMESLAPALVDRLVPVTHYLPRQAAVAVISPERVASRAISLAETNREFLSAAWNAATAGAEAPIDLASGDFLTLGTLRDAVRYSAPGAGASERVWWTMSSFQAAPTDIPVLPEHREIDELLTIRVEGDAVPSFQGNVEGAVGHLSSRLKDGWTVAVVAQGAGLVDRAADVLAGAELPARIVTEFPAEPEPGIAYLIKASIAHGFEIPETKLTLVSESEFYGRTVGYDARQIKKLASRRKNVVDPLQLKTGDHVVHQTHGIGKFLELTQREVSSGGRNPVKTTREYLVLEYAPSKRGHGGDKLYVPTDQLDLVSRYVGGEAPALSKMGGSDWSAAKTKARRAVRDIAVELVKLYSARMASKGHAFGPDTPWQRELEEAFPFAETPDQLTTIEEVKADMERPIPMDRLLSGDVGFGKTEVAVRAAFKAIQDGKQVAMLVPTTLLVRQHMETFQERFAGFPIHLRALSRFQTDKESRETVAGMLDGTVDMVIGTHRLLSENTIFKDLGLVIIDEEQRFGVEHKDALKKLKTNVDILAMSATPIPRTLEMAVTGIREMSTLATPPEDRHPILTFVGPYSDRQVAAAIRRELLREGQIFFVHNRVSSINRVAAQLAELVPEARVAVAHGQLPEAQLEQVVVDFWENKFDILVSTTIIETGLDIANANTIIIDRADKYGLSQLHQLRGRVGRARERAYAYFLYDENKPLSEIAHDRLATIAANNELGAGMQVALKDLEIRGAGNLLGGEQAGHIAGVGFDLYLRMIGEAVSTFRGDVAEGQTELRLELPVDAHIPEEYVDSERLRLEAYQKLSGASGLAAADDQIGLVLEELTDRYGEPPEAVTNLIAVSRLRRHAQQAGLGEVVAMGSNLRVAPVDLADSMQVRLQRMYPGSKYSAAAGTMIVPLPRVNGEPPADAALIAWTGSLLDAVFPRPVDTAVPAH